The following nucleotide sequence is from Candidatus Desulfatibia profunda.
GGTTTTTTCAGCTTTATCAAAAGGCGCTGATAGCGGGAGTTGATCTCCAAATTCTCCAGGCCTATGAAACAGTGCTGGAAAAAAAGACTGGATACCGGCGTGTTTAAAACCAGGCTGAGCCTGATCAAATCAAAAAGGCTCACTTCGACGATAACCTCGGCCATCCAGCATCCGGGTGCGCTGCAATCCTCCGGGCACCGCAGATTGCATTCCTTTTGGGCAAGCTCGGCCTGATGCTGAAAATAACGCTCCATACCGGCATTTTCAGCCCAAAAAAGGCATTGTGTCAAGTTTTCCTTAATGATTTTGAAAGCCGGGCGCAACCGTTCAGAGCCGGTGCCGTTTGCAGGGCCGGCTGTGCCTTTTGCTGCACCCACTTTGGCACTGTCGATGTGATCACCCTGGAAGCTCTTATTATTCACGAGTGGATTGAGGTGTGTTCAATAGTATTTGCGCTTGCAATGGATCTCATTTTAGTATACAATTGAGCCTCATTTGGAGGTGAAATTATGAAATTTTTAAGTGTTAGAGATCTTAAAACAAAGTCATCACAGGTTTGGAAAGAACTTTCCGATCAAAAGGAAATGGTCATTACCAGCAATGGCAGGCCCATTGCTGTCATTTCATCGATAACCGAAAACAACCTTGAGCAAGTTTTATCAGCATTTCGCCAAGCGCGAGCAATGCAGGCAGTGACTTCCATTCAGTATGAATCCGTACGCAAAGGGACTGATAATATTACTATGGATGAAATTGACTATGAAATAAAATCGGTTCGATCTAAGCGTAAAAGATGAAAATTGTACTGGATACAAATGTTCTTGTCTCCGGCCTTCTCACACCATTCGGGTCAAGCGGTGAAATAGTCCGCATGGTTTCGGCAGGCATTCTTATTTTGCAGTTTGATTCGCGGATACTATTGGAGTACCAAGAAGTCCTTTATCGGCCTAAATTTCAATTCAATAAGGAACATATCGATACCCTTCTTGCCTATGTAAAACAGAATGGCCAAGTTATTCCTGCCAGTCCATTGAAGAAACGCCTACCTGATCCGGATGATGAACCATTTCTTGAAATTGCCATTGCGGGAAGGGCTGCATGCTTAATTACCGGAAACAAATCTCATTTTCCACGAAAATCTCGGCAGGGAATGAAAATTTTATCACCTTCTGAATTCATTGATTTTTATAGAAAATACAATGAAGACACAGAACATCCGCATTCACCCTGAATACGAAAACCGTTGGCTTCGAGTTGTGATTAGTGTGAGGATAAAA
It contains:
- a CDS encoding type II toxin-antitoxin system prevent-host-death family antitoxin encodes the protein MKFLSVRDLKTKSSQVWKELSDQKEMVITSNGRPIAVISSITENNLEQVLSAFRQARAMQAVTSIQYESVRKGTDNITMDEIDYEIKSVRSKRKR
- a CDS encoding putative toxin-antitoxin system toxin component, PIN family, which produces MKIVLDTNVLVSGLLTPFGSSGEIVRMVSAGILILQFDSRILLEYQEVLYRPKFQFNKEHIDTLLAYVKQNGQVIPASPLKKRLPDPDDEPFLEIAIAGRAACLITGNKSHFPRKSRQGMKILSPSEFIDFYRKYNEDTEHPHSP